From Curtobacterium sp. SGAir0471, the proteins below share one genomic window:
- a CDS encoding DUF1810 domain-containing protein, producing MSVDGDAVDRQDRDRSDLDRFVRAQEGVHEQALEELASGRKRSHWMWFVFPQLAGLGRSATAQRYALAGLAEARAYLAHPVLGPRLLEAARTAAAAPARSADELFGGIDALKARSSMTLFARVAADPAPFRAVLDRWFHGTEDPLTVRLLDEA from the coding sequence GTGAGCGTCGACGGGGACGCGGTCGACCGGCAGGACCGCGACCGGTCCGACCTCGACCGCTTCGTGCGCGCGCAGGAGGGCGTGCACGAGCAGGCGCTGGAGGAGCTCGCGTCCGGCCGGAAGCGCTCGCACTGGATGTGGTTCGTGTTCCCCCAGCTCGCCGGGCTCGGGCGCAGTGCGACGGCGCAGCGGTACGCGCTCGCGGGGCTCGCCGAGGCGCGGGCGTACCTGGCGCACCCCGTGCTCGGACCCCGACTGCTCGAGGCCGCCAGGACCGCGGCAGCCGCTCCGGCACGGAGCGCGGACGAGCTGTTCGGCGGGATCGATGCGCTGAAGGCCCGCTCGTCGATGACGCTGTTCGCGCGGGTAGCGGCGGACCCGGCCCCGTTCCGAGCCGTCCTCGACCGGTGGTTCCACGGCACCGAGGACCCGCTGACGGTCCGGCTCCTCGACGAGGCCTAA
- a CDS encoding GntR family transcriptional regulator, with protein MPVPSSAPTEHQLLRDTVRHKIHAAIMDGTLEPGERLNDDELIAWLGVSRTPIREALSQLARAGLIEMAPNRYTRVTTPKAEEVVEAMQTLGVLFGGVVRLAVPRLTASTRKKILAQLDRTIAELDAHDVPGVNHDALSVFGLYVDACGNENLQRVCRDTMDGLAFRLRLPNLDELIDWDQLTADFRRLRDATESGDNVAAELATEAIHLLPGEKQHRSS; from the coding sequence ATGCCGGTCCCCAGCAGCGCCCCCACCGAGCACCAGCTGCTCCGCGACACCGTCCGCCACAAGATCCACGCCGCGATCATGGACGGCACGCTCGAGCCCGGCGAACGGCTGAACGACGACGAGCTCATCGCCTGGCTCGGTGTCTCCCGCACCCCGATCCGCGAGGCCCTCAGCCAGCTCGCCCGCGCCGGCCTCATCGAGATGGCACCGAACCGCTACACCCGGGTCACCACGCCGAAGGCCGAGGAGGTCGTCGAGGCGATGCAGACCCTCGGCGTGCTGTTCGGCGGGGTCGTCCGCCTGGCCGTCCCCCGGCTCACGGCGTCGACGCGGAAGAAGATCCTCGCGCAGCTGGACCGGACGATCGCCGAGCTCGACGCCCACGACGTCCCCGGTGTGAACCACGACGCCCTCTCCGTCTTCGGGCTCTACGTCGACGCCTGCGGCAACGAGAACCTGCAGCGGGTGTGCCGCGACACGATGGACGGACTCGCCTTCCGACTGCGCCTGCCGAACCTCGACGAGCTCATCGACTGGGACCAGCTGACGGCCGACTTCCGACGGCTGCGGGACGCGACCGAGAGCGGCGACAACGTAGCCGCCGAGCTGGCGACCGAGGCGATCCACCTGCTCCCGGGCGAGAAGCAGCACCGCTCGAGCTGA